A region from the Dinoroseobacter shibae DFL 12 = DSM 16493 genome encodes:
- the dusB gene encoding tRNA dihydrouridine synthase DusB → MTVLLAEQPLANPVLLAPMAGITDLPFRNVVSRFGAGLVVSEMVASQEMVQAKASVRARAELGFGAQATAVQLAGREAYWMGEAARYVADQGARVIDINMGCPAKKVVNGASGSALMRDLDHALTLIDAVVAAVDVPVTLKTRLGWDDDCLNAPDLARRAEAAGIAMVTIHGRTRCQFYKGAADWTAIGRVKRAVSIPVIANGDIVDTAAAAQARAASGADGLMVGRGAQGRPWRLAEIAAALYGAPAPDIPSGDALVDLVLAHFEAMLAFYGPELGLRTARKHLGWYMEARPDGFSPPKSLRRAILTATDPATVRRLVPAALTDADTTQVAA, encoded by the coding sequence TTGACCGTTCTCTTGGCAGAGCAACCGCTGGCAAACCCGGTTCTTCTCGCGCCCATGGCGGGGATAACGGACTTGCCGTTTCGAAATGTCGTGTCCCGCTTCGGGGCCGGTCTCGTGGTGTCCGAGATGGTCGCCAGTCAGGAAATGGTACAGGCCAAGGCCTCCGTCCGGGCGCGGGCCGAACTGGGGTTCGGCGCGCAGGCCACCGCCGTGCAACTCGCCGGGCGAGAGGCATACTGGATGGGCGAGGCCGCGCGGTACGTGGCCGACCAGGGCGCGCGCGTCATCGACATCAACATGGGCTGCCCGGCCAAGAAGGTCGTCAATGGCGCGTCGGGCTCGGCGCTTATGCGCGATCTCGACCACGCGCTGACCCTGATCGACGCGGTGGTGGCGGCGGTGGATGTGCCCGTGACGCTCAAGACCCGGCTGGGCTGGGACGACGACTGCCTCAACGCACCTGACCTGGCGCGCCGGGCCGAGGCCGCGGGCATCGCCATGGTCACGATCCATGGGCGCACACGCTGCCAGTTCTACAAGGGCGCGGCTGACTGGACCGCCATCGGGCGTGTCAAACGCGCGGTGTCGATCCCGGTGATCGCGAACGGCGATATTGTCGATACCGCCGCCGCGGCGCAGGCCCGCGCGGCCTCTGGCGCCGACGGCCTGATGGTGGGGCGCGGCGCGCAAGGACGCCCCTGGCGGCTGGCCGAGATCGCCGCTGCCCTCTATGGCGCGCCCGCGCCCGACATCCCCAGTGGCGACGCGCTGGTCGATCTGGTTCTCGCCCATTTCGAGGCCATGCTCGCCTTCTACGGCCCCGAACTTGGCCTGCGCACCGCGCGCAAGCATCTCGGCTGGTATATGGAGGCACGGCCCGACGGGTTCAGCCCACCGAAATCCCTGCGCCGCGCGATCCTCACCGCCACCGACCCGGCAACGGTCCGCAGGCTCGTGCCGGCGGCGCTCACCGACGCTGATACGACGCAGGTGGCCGCATGA
- a CDS encoding bifunctional 2-C-methyl-D-erythritol 4-phosphate cytidylyltransferase/2-C-methyl-D-erythritol 2,4-cyclodiphosphate synthase → MTPNVTAILVAAGRGTRAGGGLAKQWRPLGARRVIDWTLAAFDRATQVSELLVVLHPEDMDLAATLTAAKPLRCVSGGATRSASVACALAAVADPEAIVLIHDAARPVVSADLIARVVAGVIETGAAAPALPVVDALWTGAGDRVTGMQPRDGLYRAQTPQGFHAGAIRDAHAAATGAAADDVEIARAAGMPVAIVAGDEQNFKITYPQDFARAAALLKERDKMDIRTGNGYDVHRFGTGDAVILCGVEVPHDRALMGHSDADVGMHAVTDAIYGALGDGDIGQHFPPSDPQWKGAASEIFLRHAVALAAERGYTITHMDCTLVCERPKIGPYHAVMKAKMSELMGLQPDQVSVKATTSERLGFTGREEGIAALATVTLVRT, encoded by the coding sequence TTGACGCCCAATGTTACGGCCATTCTTGTCGCGGCGGGGCGCGGCACACGCGCGGGCGGTGGGCTTGCCAAGCAATGGCGACCGCTTGGTGCGCGCCGGGTGATCGACTGGACGCTGGCGGCATTCGACCGGGCGACGCAGGTGTCGGAGCTGCTGGTGGTGCTGCACCCGGAGGATATGGACCTGGCAGCCACGCTGACCGCGGCCAAACCGCTGCGCTGCGTGTCCGGAGGTGCGACGCGGAGCGCGTCGGTCGCCTGTGCGCTCGCGGCGGTGGCCGACCCGGAGGCGATCGTGCTGATCCACGATGCGGCGCGGCCGGTGGTGTCGGCCGACCTGATCGCCCGGGTTGTCGCGGGGGTGATCGAGACCGGGGCGGCGGCCCCTGCCCTGCCGGTGGTCGACGCGCTCTGGACCGGGGCCGGGGATCGGGTGACGGGGATGCAGCCGCGCGACGGGCTCTACCGCGCGCAGACCCCGCAAGGTTTTCACGCCGGTGCGATCCGGGACGCCCATGCGGCGGCCACCGGGGCGGCGGCGGATGATGTGGAGATCGCCCGCGCCGCGGGTATGCCGGTGGCGATCGTCGCGGGCGACGAGCAGAACTTCAAGATTACCTACCCGCAGGACTTCGCCCGCGCGGCGGCCCTGCTGAAAGAGAGGGACAAGATGGATATTCGCACCGGCAATGGTTACGACGTGCACCGGTTCGGCACCGGCGACGCGGTGATCCTGTGCGGCGTGGAGGTCCCCCATGACCGCGCGCTGATGGGGCATTCTGATGCAGATGTGGGCATGCACGCGGTGACGGACGCGATCTATGGCGCGCTGGGGGATGGCGATATCGGCCAGCACTTCCCGCCCAGCGATCCGCAATGGAAGGGCGCGGCGAGCGAGATCTTTCTGCGCCACGCGGTCGCTCTGGCCGCTGAGCGGGGCTACACCATCACGCATATGGACTGCACGCTGGTCTGTGAGCGCCCGAAGATCGGACCGTACCATGCCGTAATGAAAGCGAAAATGTCCGAATTGATGGGGCTGCAACCGGATCAGGTGAGCGTGAAGGCGACCACGTCGGAGCGGCTGGGCTTCACCGGGCGCGAGGAAGGGATCGCGGCCCTGGCCACGGTCACATTGGTGCGGACATGA
- a CDS encoding phosphatidylglycerophosphatase A family protein: MSRAIATVFGVGLLRPAPGTWGSLAALPLAWALHVLGGFTLLALASVAVFFVGWWATRAATAGAEDHDPSEIVIDEVAGQWIALWPVSYGAQFAGVDMLALWPGWIAAFALFRLFDIWKPGPVGWADRRHDAWGVMLDDVVAGVMAALCVALLAALAHGVLI, translated from the coding sequence ATGAGCCGGGCGATTGCCACAGTCTTCGGGGTCGGATTGCTGCGCCCCGCGCCGGGGACCTGGGGGTCGCTGGCCGCCCTGCCCCTGGCCTGGGCGCTGCATGTGCTGGGCGGGTTCACCCTGCTGGCGCTGGCAAGCGTTGCGGTGTTCTTCGTCGGCTGGTGGGCCACGAGGGCCGCGACCGCGGGCGCGGAGGACCACGACCCTTCGGAGATCGTGATCGACGAGGTGGCGGGCCAGTGGATCGCACTTTGGCCGGTATCCTACGGGGCGCAGTTCGCCGGGGTCGACATGCTGGCGCTCTGGCCCGGCTGGATCGCGGCCTTCGCGCTGTTCCGGCTGTTCGACATCTGGAAACCGGGTCCCGTGGGCTGGGCCGACCGCCGCCATGACGCCTGGGGCGTGATGCTGGACGATGTGGTGGCCGGGGTGATGGCCGCGCTCTGCGTCGCCCTGTTGGCCGCGCTTGCCCATGGGGTGCTGATATGA
- a CDS encoding CinA family protein yields MSAAEIVALCTARWLTVSCAESCTGGMVAAAITDIAGSSAVFERGFVTYSNLAKTEMLGVTAPTLEAHGAVSEEVAREMAAGAQVAARADIAVAITGIAGPGGSEFKPEGRVCFAIVGPATPLRSETVEFGALGRAAVRTAARDHALALILSAAQAAAGP; encoded by the coding sequence ATGAGTGCTGCGGAGATCGTCGCGCTCTGCACGGCGCGCTGGCTGACGGTGAGTTGCGCCGAAAGCTGCACGGGCGGGATGGTGGCCGCGGCGATCACGGATATCGCCGGGTCGTCGGCCGTGTTCGAGCGCGGCTTCGTGACCTATTCGAACCTTGCGAAGACCGAGATGCTGGGTGTGACAGCACCCACGCTGGAAGCCCATGGCGCCGTGTCCGAAGAGGTGGCGCGCGAGATGGCGGCGGGCGCCCAAGTCGCCGCCCGCGCGGATATCGCGGTGGCGATCACGGGCATTGCGGGCCCCGGCGGGTCGGAGTTCAAGCCCGAAGGCCGCGTCTGTTTCGCGATCGTGGGTCCCGCTACGCCCCTTCGGTCGGAAACGGTGGAGTTCGGCGCACTTGGCCGGGCTGCGGTGCGCACAGCGGCGCGGGATCACGCGCTGGCGCTGATCCTGTCGGCGGCTCAGGCCGCAGCGGGGCCGTAA
- a CDS encoding type II toxin-antitoxin system RatA family toxin, translated as MPQHSESRTLPYSAAQMYALVADVAAYPKFLPWCAAARIRSVRDTTTGSEMLADLVISFKVFREKFGSRVCLVPADNRIDTEYLDGPFRYMQSRWVFTDLDEGGCKVDFSTDFEFKNRVLQSVIGVVFHEAMQRIVRAFEKRAEALYGPAAA; from the coding sequence ATGCCGCAGCATTCCGAATCCCGTACCCTGCCATATAGCGCCGCGCAAATGTATGCGCTGGTCGCGGACGTGGCCGCGTACCCGAAGTTTCTGCCTTGGTGCGCGGCGGCGCGCATTCGGTCGGTACGCGACACCACCACCGGCTCGGAAATGCTCGCGGACCTGGTGATCTCCTTCAAGGTGTTCCGCGAAAAGTTCGGCTCCCGGGTATGCCTCGTGCCGGCCGACAACCGGATCGATACCGAGTATCTCGATGGCCCGTTTCGGTACATGCAATCGCGTTGGGTTTTCACCGATCTTGACGAGGGCGGCTGCAAGGTCGATTTCTCGACCGATTTCGAGTTCAAGAACCGGGTTTTGCAAAGCGTGATCGGCGTTGTCTTTCACGAGGCGATGCAACGCATCGTCCGCGCTTTCGAAAAACGCGCCGAGGCGCTTTACGGCCCCGCTGCGGCCTGA
- the hpt gene encoding hypoxanthine phosphoribosyltransferase: MKHDEYVIDKIISAKAIAARVEALAREIERAFAGTDKLIVIGLLRGSFVFIADLVRELDLPVEVDFLEASSYGDGMESSREVRILKDLRGEIAGRDVLVVEDLVDTGFTLSHVTRLLASREPRRMETICLLDKPTRREVDVQATWIGFEIPDEFVVGYGIDYAQRNRNLPYIGKVRKL, from the coding sequence ATGAAGCACGACGAATATGTCATCGACAAGATAATCTCGGCCAAGGCGATTGCCGCCCGGGTCGAGGCGCTTGCACGTGAGATCGAAAGGGCCTTTGCAGGCACGGACAAGCTGATCGTGATCGGGTTGCTGCGCGGGTCATTCGTGTTCATCGCGGACCTGGTACGGGAGCTGGATCTGCCGGTTGAGGTCGATTTCCTGGAGGCATCGTCCTATGGCGACGGCATGGAAAGCTCGCGGGAGGTGCGGATCCTGAAAGACCTGCGCGGCGAGATTGCCGGGCGCGATGTGTTGGTGGTCGAGGACCTGGTAGATACGGGCTTTACCCTGTCCCATGTCACGCGCCTGCTCGCCTCGCGGGAGCCGCGACGGATGGAGACCATCTGCTTGCTGGACAAGCCCACACGGCGCGAGGTCGATGTGCAGGCAACCTGGATCGGGTTCGAGATTCCGGACGAATTCGTCGTCGGCTATGGCATCGATTACGCGCAGCGCAACCGCAACCTGCCCTATATCGGCAAGGTTCGGAAGCTGTGA